The window CGCAGGATTTTCCCGGGACAACAACATCGGTCACGTTTCCCGGCAAACCCGGAACACGGCCGAGGCGGGTGTCCACGTTCCCGCGGATATCGAGTACCTCAATGTCCGGACGTGCAGCCCGGAGTTGAGCGGCACGGCGTGGCGAGCCTGTCCCAACCTTGGCTCCGCCCGGTAGCTCTGCGAGTGTCATACCGTCGCGTGCACAGAGAACGTCGCGGACATCCACCCGCTTGGGTGTTGCGGCGATGCTCAGGCCAAGTGCTGCGCCTGTTGGCAGGTCCTTAAGGGAGTGCACCGCAACATCACAGCTCTCAGCGAGAAGGGCATCCCGAAGGGCCGCGACAAACACACCGGTACCGCCCATCTGGGAAAGTGACCCGGTCTTGACGTCGCCCTCAGTCTTGATATGCACGAGCTCCACAGGGAAACCGCCAACGGCAGCCAGCTGGTCCGCGGTCTGCTGCGTCTGCGTCAGGGCAAGTTTGCTCGCCCTGGTGCCGATGCGTACCGTCACTTGGCAGCCTCCGGAGCGGGGTACGCATCGTGCCCGACACCGATGCCGACGCCAACTTCGGAAATGACGGGCTTCGCTCCGCGGAAGTTCTCGCAGCAGTTGGGGCGGCAAACGTCATACCAAGGGCCCAGGTCCGTCACGTGGGGACGTTCGGCGATGTTGTTTTCCACCGTGCGTTCACAAATGAGGTCCACCAAGCCGGAAACGAAAGCCGCGTGCGTCCCCGGCGTAGGAACACGGGTGGCCTCAATGTTGAGGTTCTTGCAGGTCTCCAGTGCCTCGGTGTCCAGGTCCCAGGCAACTTCCATATGGTCGCTGACGAACCCAAGCGGAACAATGACCACACCGCGGACGCCTTCGGGGGCGATCTCTTCAAGGTGGTCATTAATGTCCGGTTCAAGCCAGGGAATGTGCGGCGCACCGGAGCGGGACTGGTACACCAGGTCCCAGGCAACATCGGGTGCAACAGTGTCCATGATGGCCTGGGCATTGGCAAGATGTTGCGCTGCGTAGGCGGATCCTTCAGCAAATTCGCGCGGCTCGTCCTCGGACCTGCCGGCGGCCTCTGCATCCCGGGTAGGAATCGAGTGCGTGGCGAACAGCACCCGGATCTTAGAATCCGGATCAGCAACGCCGGCAGCGGCCAGCTTGCCTCGAATTTCTTCCAGACCGGCGGCCGTACCTTCAAGGAAGGGCTGCACCACACCGGGGTGGTCGAAGTACTGGCGGATCTTGTCCACCTCAAGCTTGCCGTCCAAGCCCGCCTCCGTCAGGGCAATGCCGATGTCTTCGCGGTACTGGCGGCAACTGGAGTAACAGGAGTAGATGCTGGTGGTGAGCATCAGGATCCGGCGGTGTCCGGCGTCGTAAGCGTCCTGCAGGACGGGCGCAATGTAGGGGTCCCAGTTGCGGTTGCCCCAAAGTACGGGAAGCTCGATGTCCCGCTTGGCCAGCTCAGCCTCGATGGCGGCCTTCAGCTCACGGTTCTGCTGGTTAATGGGGCTGATCCCGCCGAAAGCGCGGTAGTGGTGCGAGACCTCTTCGAGGCGCTCGTCCGGGATGCCCCGGCCACGGGTGACGTTGCGAAGGAAGGGGATGACGTCGTCCTGTCCTTCGGGGCCACCGAAGGACGCGAGCAGCACGGCATCGTAGTGCTTGGCTTCCTGGCGGCCGCGCTCGGTGACTTCATTGACGTCCGTGGAAACGGCTGGAGTGCTCATGCAAGGACCTCGGCAATCTCGGCGGCGGACACGCGGCGGCCGGTGTAGAACGGGATTTCTTCACGGACGTGGTTGCGGGCCTCACTGTCCCGCAAGTGGCGCATGAGGTCAACAAGGTCAACCAGTTCCGGTGCCTCAAGTCCAAGGATCCATTCCCAGTCCCCCAGCGCGAAGGAGGAGACGGTGTTGGAGATGACCTGCGGGAATTCCCTGCCCAGCAATCCATGTTCGCGGAGCATGGCGCCGCGTTCCTCGGCCGGGAGGATGTACCACTCGTAAGAGCGAACGAACGGGTACACGCACAGCCAGGTGCTGGGTTCGACGCCCCGCGCATAAGCCGGCACGTGGCTCTTGGAGAATTCAGCCTCGCGGTGCACGCCCATGGCGGACCAAACGATGTCGGTTCCTGCGAAGAGCTTGCTGCGGCGGATGGACCGGACAGCTGCCTGCAGCTCCTCGGGCTTGGCGCCGTGGAGCCACACCATGATGTCCGCGTCCGAGCGCATGGCGGAGACGTCGTAGCTGCCCCGGAGGGTCACGCCGCCCTCCGCGAGCTTCTCCGTGAGGGCTTCGAATTCCTGGGCAGCATCGCCGCTGCGCAGGACGTCGGCCGAGCGCTTGAAGACAGTCCAGAGCGTGAAGAACTGCTCTTCGGTTTCAGCAGTTTTAGTGACAGATTCGGCAGAAGTGTGGCTCATGGTTCAAGTTTGCCCCGTGCCAGCCGCGAAGTCGAAACGGATCACTTCTACAAGGCGTAGAAGTGATGCAAATCACAAATCCGATGTTCCGTCCGCGCGTACCGCGGCCAGTTGTGCACGCGTATCGGCCACTACCGCGGCCAGGCCATTTCCGGCCAACCAACCGCCCACTACGGCAAGACGGTCGGCAGCGGCGCACACCTGCCGCACCTCTGCTACGCGCTGTTTATGACCGACGGCGGCGAACGGCAAGGCTCCGGCCCAGCGCACAACATCCCAGTCCACGATGTCCGCCCGGGTCACTGGCACGGTCAGCAGCGCGGAAGCATCTTCCACGGCGGCGGCTATGAGCGACGCATCATCCATGACGATGTCCGCTCCGCCGCCCGCCTCTTCGCGCCGACCATAAGACAGGCGCAAGACGTGCGTGCCCGGACCAGCTTCGTCAGCCAACCAATCCCATTTCGCCGTTGCGTGCGTCAGGGCTTTGGCCTGGATCCCCGGGGTTTCAGGTGCCACCAGGATTCCAGTCCCGCGGGGCCTGCCATCGAGCTGCGGCAAGTCCACCACCAAGGTCACCAGGCTCACCAGCGGCCCGGGAGCCGGGCGCAGGCCGGCCAGCTCAGGCACGGACTTCTCCAGCAACCCGACGGCGGCCGGGCCGTCGAGCGCTACCACCAGGCGGTCGGCGTCGAACGTGGATTCTCCAGCGGTGACCCGCCAACCCTCCGGCGTCTTAGCGACGTCGTCGGCGCGGTGACCGGCGAGCAGTTCGACTCCGCGAGCCCGCAGGTCAGCGACGAGTGCGTCCACCAGGGTGTTCATTCCGCCCTTCAACCCCGCAACAGCGGAACCCGCTTTGGCGGGACCGGATGATGCACCCTTTGCGGCTTTGCGTTGAGCCGCAACGGCAGCGGCGAGTGAGCCATGAGTGCGGATTCCAGCGCGCAGGCCTGGGGCCACCATGTCCACGTCCAGCAGGGCGGGGTCAGCCGAATGAACGCCGCCCACCACCGGCGAAACCAGCCGTTCCAGAACCCTTCTGCCCATGCGCGTGCGCACCAGAGCGGAAACGCTGGTGACCTCCGAGGACGTGCCGGCAGAGGCCGGGAGCCAGCGGTCAAAGGAAGCTCTGATAGCTCCGAGGAGCCCCAGGGATCGTCGAACCTCGGGATCCCATGCGTTCGCGGGGATGCCGAGCACTCCCGTTTTGGGGAGCTCCTGCGGACCGTCAGGAAGCTGCACCCAGGCACCTCCGGGATGAGGAGCTACGATCCGGTCGGCCAGTCCCAGCTCACGCGCGAGATCGGCCACTGCCGTGGACCGCGTGGCAAACGACTCGGCCCCACTGTCCAGATGCAGCCCGGCAACAACGTGGCTTCCCACGCAGCCTCCCCATGCAGCGCCCGCCTCGAGGACGGTCACCGCTGAACCAGCCGCAGCCAGTTCCCGCGCGGCGATCAGGCCCGAGATACCGCCTCCCACTACCAGGGCAGTGGGCCGTGCAGCTGGTGCCTTGGGGTCTGACGTGGGCGTTGCGTGCCCCCCGCGCATTGCGCCTACTCCGCTGAGATGGAGTGGATGAGCTGCACCACGCGGGTCAGGACTGTGGGATCCGTTTCGGGCGGAACTCCATGGCCAAGGTTCAGGACGTGGCCAGGGGCGTGGGAACCGGCAGCGATGACCTCGCGGACATGGGCTTCAAGGACCTCCCACGGAGCGGACAGGAGAGCAGGGTCAATATTGCCCTGGAGCGGCACAGTGCCACCCAGGCGTCGGTTTGCCTCGTCCAAGGGCAGCCGGTAATCGACGCCCACAACGTCCACGCCGACGTCCCGCATGGCAACCAGCAACTCGGAGGTGCCGGTTCCAAAGTGGATCAACGGCGCCCCGAGTCCGCGGACATGATCGAGGGCGCGGGTGGATGCGGGCGCCACGAACTTGGTGTAGTCAGCCAGGCCCAGGGACCCTGCCCAGGAATCAAAGAGCTGCGCTGCCGAAGCGCCTGCCTCAAGTTGCGCCTGAAGGAACATCCCGGAAGTATCTGCAGCCCAGCTGGCCAGCGCGGCCCAGGTCTCGGGATCGGCGTGCATCATGGTCCGCGGCCCGAGATGGTCCCGCGAGGGCTTCCCCTCAACCATGTAGGCGGCAAGGGTGAAAGGCGCGCCAGCGAAACCGATCAGCGGCGTCTTTCCAAGTTCGGCAACCGTCAGGCGGACGGCTTCGCGAATCGGCTCGAGAGCCTCCCATGTCAGGGTGGGCAGGGCGGCAACATCAGCGGCCGTCCGGACAGGCTTGTCCAAAACAGGCCCTACGCCCGGGACGATGTCCACGCCCACGCCGGCGAGCTTCAACGGAATAACGATGTCCGAGAAGAAGATGGCAGCGTCCACGTCGTGGCGGCGGACAGGCTGAAGGGTAATCTCCGCGGCGAGTTCAGGCCGGAGGCAAGAGTCCAGCATGGCAACGCCTTCGCGCACCTTCAGATACTCGGGCAGGGAACGGCCGGCCTGTCGCATGAACCAGACCGGCCTGCGGGACGGTGTGCCACCACGGTATGCAGTGATCAACGGCGAGTCCGAGGTACGGCCGTCTTTCAGCGGGTGGTCGGCGCCGAGGGTTCCCGCCGGGGCGTTCGAAGCCGTACTGTTGGATGCTGCCGCGCTAGAAGTCATGCCTTCGATTGTGCCGAAAATCCGGGGCAAAAGATAACGACAAGCTGTCACGTCGCGCCTCGCCCGGGCTGTTGTGACGGGGATCACTCATCCGCGTGGGGATCACCACGGCGCCGCATTGTTCTACCGGGCTACGAAAAAGCTATGATTGGGGTGCTGTGGTTCTTTTCTCATTGGTGGCTACACACGCCGACATCGACCTCGAAACTGTCGCTCAGTTGAGCAACGGTTCCTCTGAGCTTGCCTCGGCAGCCCTGACAGACTCCTCCGTGGTTTCCGGCGCCGTGGTTCTGGCCACGTGCAACCGCTACGAAATCTACGGAGAAACAGCCAACGGGGCTGACCTTGAGGCAGCACGCTCCGCCTTGGTTTCGCAGATCAGCGAATTCAGCGGCCTTAACGAGCAACTCGTCTCACGCTCCTTTGCCACGAACACCGGCCCGGATGTCACACGGCACCTCTTCGCTGTGAGTGCCGGCTTGGATTCAGCCGTGGTGGGTGAGCGCGAGATCGCAGGCCAGGTCCGCCGGGCACTGATCACCGCCCAGCAGGAAGGCACCGCCAGCTCCGGCCTCGTGCGCCTCTTCCAGGCGGCCTCCAAAACGGCCAAGGATGTGGGCGCACAGACGGCCCTCGGCTCCCGTGGGCTTTCGATCGTTTCCGTCGCATTGGACCTCGCCACCGACCTCGCCGAGAACGACGATTGGTCCACCAAGAAAGTTGTGGTCTTCGGAACCGGAGCCTATGCCGGCGCTACCATGTCGCTCCTGCGTGAGCGCGGCTGCACGGATGTTTCCGTTTATTCTTCTTCCGGCCGCGCCGAGGGCTTCGTGGCCACCCGCGGCGGAACAGCACTCGACGCCGACTCTCTTCCCGCTGCTGTTGCCGCTGCTGACGTCATGATTGGCTGCAGCGGATCGGACAACCGGGTGGAAGCCACGGATCTTGCCCGCGTCCGCGCCCAGTCCGGCAAACCTTTGATCGCGATCGACCTCGCGCTCACCCATGATTTTGACCCCGCCGTGGGCGAACTCGACGGCGTTGAACTCCTCACGCTTGAATCCGTGCGGCTCGCTGCGCCACAGGAACAGGCAGAGTCGCTCTCGCAGGCCAGCGCAATCGTGAACGGCGCCGCCGCTTCCTTCGAGTCCGAACGTGAAGCCCGCTCGGTGGACACTGCCATCGTGGCACTCCGCCGACACACCATGAACGTCCTCGACGCGGAAATGGAAAAAGTCCGCGCCCGTCACGGTTGTACCGCCGCTGCCGAAGAGGTTGAGTTTGCCCTTCGCCGGATGGTCAAGCAGCTCCTGCACATTCCCACTGTCCGGGCCCGCGAGCTGGCAGCCAACGGCCAGCAGGACGACTATGTGGCAGCCCTTGAGGCCCTCTACGGCATCCAGGTGGAACAGCCCTCAGCCGCTGCTCCCGCCGCCGAGTGCCCCGTGGATCACCAGCAACTCCGCTCCGAAAGCGCCTGACCCCTCTGCCTAACCGCTCTCCGACTAGTAGACGGGCTTCTCAGGCTCGACGTCGCGCACCCAGGCGAGAATACCGCCGTCGAGATGGCTGACGCGGGTATAGCCGGCCTTTTGCGCTGCCTCGAGGACAGCCGCCGAGCGAGTCCCGGCCTTGCAGTGGAACACAATGTCTTTGTTCTGAGGCAGCTCCACCCACGCCTCGCCGGAGAGAATGCGGCCTTGCGGAATGAGGACAGCGCCGTCGATGTTCACGATGCTGTGCTCGCCTGACTCGCGGACGTCCACGAGTTCGAAGTCCCTCTCCCCCAACTCCCGTTCGGCAAGCATTGCGGCGAGGTCCTTGGCAGAAACAGTGTGATCCTGGTCCGTGGCCACCGGTGGCGTCACGCCGCAGAAGGCGTCATAGTCGGTTAGTTCCGTAATGGGCTCGGCTTCCGGATCCTTGGAGACCTTGATCTCGCGCCAGCTTCCGCCCAAAGCATCAAAGAGCGCCACCCGCCCAAGCAATGAACGCCCGACGCCGGTGATCAGCTTCACGGCCTCGGTGACCATGAGCGATCCAACCGCTGCACAGAGCATGCCAAACACGCCGCCCTCGCCGCAGGACGGCACGGAGCCGGCAGGAGGCGCTTCGGGGTAAAGATCCCTGTACGTTGGACCGTGCTCGGCCCAGAAGACGCTCACCTGGCCGTCAAAGCGGAAGATGGACCCCCAGACGTAGGGCTTGCCGAGGATGGCGGCAGCGTCATTCACCAGATACCGGGTGGCGAAGTTGTCCGCGCCGTCCAGGATGAGGTCGTACTGCGCAAACAACTCCAGCGCGTTGGACGAGTCCAGCCGTACGTCATGCAGGACAACATTGACCAGGGGGTTGAGTTCAGTGATGGCGTTGCGCGCGGATTCGATCTTGGGCCTACCCACGTCCTTCACACCATGGATGACCTGGCGCTGAAGGTTGCTAAGATCCACCGCGTCATCGTCCACGATGCCCAGCGTGCCCACTCCGGCGGCGGCCAGGTACAGCAGTGCCGGGGAACCCAGGCCACCGGCGCCTATGACGAGGACTTTGGCATTCTTAAGCCTGCGTTGGCCCAGGGCGCCAATTTCCGGAATGATGAGATGCCGGGAGTACCGCTCCACCTCGGTCGGCGTGAGTTCGGCGGCCGGTTCAACAAGGGGCGGGAGGACAGCGGGCGCAGCAGTGTGGGCAGCAACAATTGAGGCCATACCCCAATGTATGCCTGCAGATGCCACCCGGTCATATTACCCCCCGGTAGAGTAGTCATAACTGCAAAGGAAAGGCGGCAGACTGTGGCTGACGGCACACGGGCAAACGATGGGGCACCGGCCAAGCAGGAACGGTCAGGTACAACGCGTTCACCAAGGTTGCCGCGGGACGAGCGCCGCGCACAGTTGCTGAACGCGGCCTTGGAAGTATTCGTCTCCAACGGCTTCCATGGGGCGGCCATGGATGAAATCGCAGAGGCCGCTCATGTGAGCAAGCCAGTGCTTTATCAGCACTTCCCGTCCAAGCGTGAGCTCTATATGGCGCTCTTGGACAGCCACCTGGCGACCCTGACGCAACTGATGCTCAACGCCTTGAACTCCACCACGGACAACAAGGAACGCGTCAAGGCCGTCATGCGCGCCTATTACCGGTTCATTGCCGATGACGACCAAGCCCATCGCCTGGTGTTCGAGTCGGACCTGATCAACGATCCCGATGTCAGCTCGCGTTTGGAGACTTTCAACAAAACCTTCGCGGATGCCGTGGCCCACGTCATCGCCGAGGACACCAAGCTGCCCCCTCTTGAAGCGCAGCTTCTTGGGCGTGGCCTGGCTGGAATGGCGCAGGTCAGCGCCAGATATTGGCTTGAAACGGATGGAAACCTGGACCTCGATGTGGCCAGTGATCTGATCTATCGTTTAGCTTGGCGCGGAATCAGTCGATTCCCCAAAGAGTCCTAGGCTACAAATAGAGGACTGACTTACAACTTGATTGGCTTGGAGGCCTTGCTGTGGAAGTAAAGATCGGCATTCAGAACGTTGGCCGTGAGATCGTGCTCGAATCCTCCTTGGATGCCGACGCCGTCGCCAAGATTGTGGCCGAGGCCGTGACTAAAGGCTCCGAGCTTCGCCTCACTGATGAGAAGGGCCGCCAGATCATCGTTCCCGGCAACGTGTTGGGCTATGTGGAGATCGGTGCCGAGGAAACCCGCCGCGTAGGCTTTGGCGCCCTCTAGGGCTTTCCCACTTCTCGTCGTCCGCTAAGGAGTATTCATGCTTTCTCTCGTCGTGGTGGTTCTGGCCACCATTGCCACCGGTTTCATTGTGTGGGCCAACGACAAGCGGCACGGCAAATACGGGATCGCCTTGCCGGCCGGTGTCTCCGCAGCTGTGGGTACCCTGAGCTGGATCGCGTTCATCAGTGCCGGATTGGGTTACCAGCCAGGCGCTACGTGGATTCCGTGGGTGTTGCCGATAGTGCTGGGAACCGCTGCTGCCGCGGGCGCGGTGGTCTTCCTTGGCAGGACGCGCACCCAGCACGATACTGCGGCCCTGACCAAGGCGCTTCGTCTTTAGGGCCAAAACAGCAGCAACACGACACAGCAGTAGTGACCGTCACCAACAGGTGACGGTCACTACTGCTTTAAGCTTCACGACGCCGGATACCGCTCCGGTTGCGCAATGGCGCCAATTCCCGCGGCTGCTTCGCTCACTGCCGTGGCAGCGGCGACATCCCGTTGGGTTACCTGTCCGCCAGCATCATGGGAAACGTAGCGGAGGAAAACCCTATTGAAGCGCCACTCCAGATCCGGATGATGATCTTGTTCCTCGGAGATCTGACCCACCGCGGCAATGAGCGCAAGCGCGTTAGCCGCCGTCGAGGTTTTATAGACAGTCACCAGGCCGTTCTGGTTCTTCCAGTCCGGCAGGAGTCCGAGGGCAGCATTGATGGCTTCCTCAGTCAATCGCTCGTCCTGGCTTGCCATGACTGCTCCTCCTCTTCCGGACTATTCCGGAGAATCCCGGCCATGTCCGAAGTACCGGATCAGAGGAATTCCGCCCGGCCTTCCATTGCCGAAGATGCCAAGGCGTGCTCCCTGCGCGGAATCCGGCCAGCCTGTTTGGCCAGCCTACCGGCGATGACGGCGTGTTTGAAGGCTTCGCCCATCTGGACCGGGTTCTGTGCCCGGGTCACAGCTGTTGCAAGCAGGACGGCGTCGCAGCCTAGCTCCATGGCAAGGGCGGCGTCGGACGCGGTCCCGATTCCGGCATCGAGCACCACAGGGACGGAAGCCCGGGACACGATCAGCTCAATGTTGTGCGGGTTCAGAATGCCAAGGCCGGTCCCGATAGGCGATCCCAGCGGCATGACGGCGGTGGCCCCTAGGTTTTCGAGCCTGAGCGCGAGAACGGGATCATCATTCGTGTAGGCGAAGACCTTGAATCCGCGGTTAACCAGTTGTTCCGTCGCATCCACCAATTCCACGGCATCAGGAAGGAGCGTGTGTTCGTCGGCGATGACTTCCAGCTTCACCCAATCGGTCTCCAATGCTTCCCGGGCCAGTTCAGCGGTCATCACGGCGTCCTTTGCCGTAAAACAACCGGCGGTGTTGGGCAGCACGCGGATGTTGTGGTCAACCAGGAGCTGGAACAGCGATCCCGTTTCAGCCGGCGAATATCGGCGCATCGCCACTGTGGTGAGCTCCGTCCCCGAACTCAGCAGCGCAGCCCCCAGGCCATCGAGGCTCGGCGCCCCGCCGGTACCCATAATGAGCCGGGAGCCGAGCTCCACGCCGTCGATCACCAGGGCGTCGGTGTGGGCGTCAGTGATGCGAACGTCAACGTTTGCTGTTGTCATGCTTCAGCCTCCTTGGACTGCAGTTACGAGTTCGAGTTCGTCTCCGTCGGCGAGCGCCGTCACGGCCCATTGGCTGCGCGGCACCACCTCGGAATTACGTGCGACGGCGACGCCCAGCTTTCCGCCGTCGGCCGCCTGTCCGCGGGGATCCAGGACGCGGCCGGTCATGGCAGTGACGAGGGTACTGACGGAAGCGTCGGCCGGCACGGCGTGATCGGTTCCGTTGAGTTTGATGTTCATGCGGTTTCCTCGGTAAGGGTTTTCGCCGGTGGTACGAGTACGGCTGGTGTGAGTAAAACGGGAACAGATGTGTTGCCCGCGAATCGATCGGGCAGGAAGGGCGCCCACCGGGGGTCCGCGGAGCCATTGATGAGTTCTCCCACGATCTTGGCGGCCACAGGAGTCAAGAGAACTCCGTGGCGGAAGAACCCTGTGGCGATCACCAGGCCCTCAACGTCGCCGTTGGGACCGTTGACCCGTCCAAGCAGAGGTGCATTATCCGGTGTTCCGGGGCGGGCTCGGGCCGTTGCCTCCAGGAGTTCCAGCTCCGCAACCGCGGGCACCAGTACTTGGGCGTCCCGCAGCAATTGATACACCCCGCCCGCGGAGACAGCGTTGGAAGCCTCTGACAATCCGTACTCGCGTTGTGTCGCTCCAATCACCACGGTGCCATCGTCCCGGGGCACAATGTAAACCGGCACGCCACGAACCATCCCGCGAACCGTGGACGAGACCAAGGGCCGCAGGTGGTGGGGGACGCGGAGCCGGAGGATGTCGCCATAGACCGGCCTCACTGGAAGGTTCAGGCCCGCAGGAAGCCCGGACAGATGAGAGGCTCCCAGTCCGTTGGCCACCACCGTCTCCCGGGCGTGGACGATGCCTCCGGACTCCAGCTGAACACCAGTGACCCGCCCGCCGTCCCACAGGATGCGGCGTGCCGGCGAAGACACGGCGTAACCCTCCTCGGCTCCGTACACCCAGGATTGCTCGTCGGCCGCATGGGATGACAATCCTGCCAAGAGGCATGCCGCCAGTTTTCGCGGATCCACCTGATGGTCGGCAGGAATGTCGAAGGCG is drawn from Arthrobacter sp. 31Y and contains these coding sequences:
- the hemQ gene encoding hydrogen peroxide-dependent heme synthase; translation: MSHTSAESVTKTAETEEQFFTLWTVFKRSADVLRSGDAAQEFEALTEKLAEGGVTLRGSYDVSAMRSDADIMVWLHGAKPEELQAAVRSIRRSKLFAGTDIVWSAMGVHREAEFSKSHVPAYARGVEPSTWLCVYPFVRSYEWYILPAEERGAMLREHGLLGREFPQVISNTVSSFALGDWEWILGLEAPELVDLVDLMRHLRDSEARNHVREEIPFYTGRRVSAAEIAEVLA
- a CDS encoding TetR/AcrR family transcriptional regulator, with protein sequence MYACRCHPVILPPGRVVITAKERRQTVADGTRANDGAPAKQERSGTTRSPRLPRDERRAQLLNAALEVFVSNGFHGAAMDEIAEAAHVSKPVLYQHFPSKRELYMALLDSHLATLTQLMLNALNSTTDNKERVKAVMRAYYRFIADDDQAHRLVFESDLINDPDVSSRLETFNKTFADAVAHVIAEDTKLPPLEAQLLGRGLAGMAQVSARYWLETDGNLDLDVASDLIYRLAWRGISRFPKES
- a CDS encoding 4a-hydroxytetrahydrobiopterin dehydratase; protein product: MASQDERLTEEAINAALGLLPDWKNQNGLVTVYKTSTAANALALIAAVGQISEEQDHHPDLEWRFNRVFLRYVSHDAGGQVTQRDVAAATAVSEAAAGIGAIAQPERYPAS
- a CDS encoding glutamyl-tRNA reductase; translated protein: MVLFSLVATHADIDLETVAQLSNGSSELASAALTDSSVVSGAVVLATCNRYEIYGETANGADLEAARSALVSQISEFSGLNEQLVSRSFATNTGPDVTRHLFAVSAGLDSAVVGEREIAGQVRRALITAQQEGTASSGLVRLFQAASKTAKDVGAQTALGSRGLSIVSVALDLATDLAENDDWSTKKVVVFGTGAYAGATMSLLRERGCTDVSVYSSSGRAEGFVATRGGTALDADSLPAAVAAADVMIGCSGSDNRVEATDLARVRAQSGKPLIAIDLALTHDFDPAVGELDGVELLTLESVRLAAPQEQAESLSQASAIVNGAAASFESEREARSVDTAIVALRRHTMNVLDAEMEKVRARHGCTAAAEEVEFALRRMVKQLLHIPTVRARELAANGQQDDYVAALEALYGIQVEQPSAAAPAAECPVDHQQLRSESA
- a CDS encoding thiazole synthase, with translation MTTANVDVRITDAHTDALVIDGVELGSRLIMGTGGAPSLDGLGAALLSSGTELTTVAMRRYSPAETGSLFQLLVDHNIRVLPNTAGCFTAKDAVMTAELAREALETDWVKLEVIADEHTLLPDAVELVDATEQLVNRGFKVFAYTNDDPVLALRLENLGATAVMPLGSPIGTGLGILNPHNIELIVSRASVPVVLDAGIGTASDAALAMELGCDAVLLATAVTRAQNPVQMGEAFKHAVIAGRLAKQAGRIPRREHALASSAMEGRAEFL
- the hemG gene encoding protoporphyrinogen oxidase, with the protein product MRGGHATPTSDPKAPAARPTALVVGGGISGLIAARELAAAGSAVTVLEAGAAWGGCVGSHVVAGLHLDSGAESFATRSTAVADLARELGLADRIVAPHPGGAWVQLPDGPQELPKTGVLGIPANAWDPEVRRSLGLLGAIRASFDRWLPASAGTSSEVTSVSALVRTRMGRRVLERLVSPVVGGVHSADPALLDVDMVAPGLRAGIRTHGSLAAAVAAQRKAAKGASSGPAKAGSAVAGLKGGMNTLVDALVADLRARGVELLAGHRADDVAKTPEGWRVTAGESTFDADRLVVALDGPAAVGLLEKSVPELAGLRPAPGPLVSLVTLVVDLPQLDGRPRGTGILVAPETPGIQAKALTHATAKWDWLADEAGPGTHVLRLSYGRREEAGGGADIVMDDASLIAAAVEDASALLTVPVTRADIVDWDVVRWAGALPFAAVGHKQRVAEVRQVCAAADRLAVVGGWLAGNGLAAVVADTRAQLAAVRADGTSDL
- a CDS encoding DUF3107 domain-containing protein → MEVKIGIQNVGREIVLESSLDADAVAKIVAEAVTKGSELRLTDEKGRQIIVPGNVLGYVEIGAEETRRVGFGAL
- the moeB gene encoding molybdopterin-synthase adenylyltransferase MoeB encodes the protein MASIVAAHTAAPAVLPPLVEPAAELTPTEVERYSRHLIIPEIGALGQRRLKNAKVLVIGAGGLGSPALLYLAAAGVGTLGIVDDDAVDLSNLQRQVIHGVKDVGRPKIESARNAITELNPLVNVVLHDVRLDSSNALELFAQYDLILDGADNFATRYLVNDAAAILGKPYVWGSIFRFDGQVSVFWAEHGPTYRDLYPEAPPAGSVPSCGEGGVFGMLCAAVGSLMVTEAVKLITGVGRSLLGRVALFDALGGSWREIKVSKDPEAEPITELTDYDAFCGVTPPVATDQDHTVSAKDLAAMLAERELGERDFELVDVRESGEHSIVNIDGAVLIPQGRILSGEAWVELPQNKDIVFHCKAGTRSAAVLEAAQKAGYTRVSHLDGGILAWVRDVEPEKPVY
- the hemE gene encoding uroporphyrinogen decarboxylase, with the translated sequence MTSSAAASNSTASNAPAGTLGADHPLKDGRTSDSPLITAYRGGTPSRRPVWFMRQAGRSLPEYLKVREGVAMLDSCLRPELAAEITLQPVRRHDVDAAIFFSDIVIPLKLAGVGVDIVPGVGPVLDKPVRTAADVAALPTLTWEALEPIREAVRLTVAELGKTPLIGFAGAPFTLAAYMVEGKPSRDHLGPRTMMHADPETWAALASWAADTSGMFLQAQLEAGASAAQLFDSWAGSLGLADYTKFVAPASTRALDHVRGLGAPLIHFGTGTSELLVAMRDVGVDVVGVDYRLPLDEANRRLGGTVPLQGNIDPALLSAPWEVLEAHVREVIAAGSHAPGHVLNLGHGVPPETDPTVLTRVVQLIHSISAE
- the hemC gene encoding hydroxymethylbilane synthase, translated to MTVRIGTRASKLALTQTQQTADQLAAVGGFPVELVHIKTEGDVKTGSLSQMGGTGVFVAALRDALLAESCDVAVHSLKDLPTGAALGLSIAATPKRVDVRDVLCARDGMTLAELPGGAKVGTGSPRRAAQLRAARPDIEVLDIRGNVDTRLGRVPGLPGNVTDVVVPGKSCDLDAVVLAAAGLERMDRLDTVSEFFESDVMLPAPGQGALAIECRTDDAPRLAGSTEGSNGVLAQALAALNDDDTRLAVTAERAVLARLEAGCAAPVGAYAFRKGSMLHLEAVVCAVDGTKTVREKKATDGLTEVGATLLGIEVAELLLAAGAAEIADLAAS
- a CDS encoding ferrochelatase; protein product: MSTPAVSTDVNEVTERGRQEAKHYDAVLLASFGGPEGQDDVIPFLRNVTRGRGIPDERLEEVSHHYRAFGGISPINQQNRELKAAIEAELAKRDIELPVLWGNRNWDPYIAPVLQDAYDAGHRRILMLTTSIYSCYSSCRQYREDIGIALTEAGLDGKLEVDKIRQYFDHPGVVQPFLEGTAAGLEEIRGKLAAAGVADPDSKIRVLFATHSIPTRDAEAAGRSEDEPREFAEGSAYAAQHLANAQAIMDTVAPDVAWDLVYQSRSGAPHIPWLEPDINDHLEEIAPEGVRGVVIVPLGFVSDHMEVAWDLDTEALETCKNLNIEATRVPTPGTHAAFVSGLVDLICERTVENNIAERPHVTDLGPWYDVCRPNCCENFRGAKPVISEVGVGIGVGHDAYPAPEAAK
- the thiS gene encoding sulfur carrier protein ThiS yields the protein MNIKLNGTDHAVPADASVSTLVTAMTGRVLDPRGQAADGGKLGVAVARNSEVVPRSQWAVTALADGDELELVTAVQGG